A part of Solibacillus sp. FSL H8-0538 genomic DNA contains:
- a CDS encoding LOG family protein, with protein sequence MNVAIYCGSRVGKKEIYRTAAAELGKELARAGHGIVYGGSNVGLMGAVADAALEHGGQVIGVMPEYLQKREIAHLGLTGIHFVDSMHTRKQKMVDLSDAYIALPGGCGTLDEYFEVFTWAQIGLHYKPVILYNIDGFYDALILHFEKMINDGFVEPEHRVLLHVATSAEEVLNILV encoded by the coding sequence ATGAACGTAGCGATTTACTGTGGATCACGAGTAGGTAAAAAGGAAATATATCGGACCGCGGCAGCGGAGTTAGGAAAAGAACTTGCAAGGGCGGGGCATGGGATTGTGTATGGCGGATCTAATGTAGGTCTGATGGGCGCGGTGGCTGATGCAGCATTAGAACATGGTGGCCAAGTAATTGGCGTGATGCCGGAGTACTTACAAAAACGTGAGATTGCGCATCTAGGTCTTACTGGGATCCATTTTGTGGATTCAATGCATACGCGCAAACAGAAAATGGTTGATTTATCTGATGCCTATATCGCACTTCCGGGGGGCTGCGGCACGCTAGACGAATATTTTGAAGTATTTACGTGGGCGCAAATTGGTCTACACTACAAACCAGTTATTTTATATAATATTGACGGTTTTTATGATGCGCTCATTTTGCATTTTGAGAAAATGATTAATGACGGGTTTGTGGAGCCAGAACATCGAGTACTTTTACATGTTGCGACAAGCGCAGAAGAAGTACTGAACATACTTGTATAA